The Miscanthus floridulus cultivar M001 chromosome 7, ASM1932011v1, whole genome shotgun sequence genome includes a region encoding these proteins:
- the LOC136463874 gene encoding polyribonucleotide nucleotidyltransferase 2, mitochondrial-like yields MSMAVASSLRSLARRRPRLRLPAAPLVVPGGRAALLSGAAEEAAPLEAAAAAAPAPGRKVLESFREEFEIGGRSIAFETGKMARFANGSVVISMEDTHVLSTVAAAKSSEPVRDFLPLTVDYQEKQYAQGVIPTTYMRREGAPKERELLCGRIIDRPIRPLFPPGFYHEVQIMVNVLSSDGKQDPDVMAANASSAALMLSDIPWNGPIGVIRVGRINGTFVLNPTVDELGLSDLNLVYACSRDKTLMIDVQAREITERDLQAGMKLAHSEAIKCIDPQIRLAKRTGKEKKEYKISLISDTSYEKIRTFSEAPIEEVFTDSSYGKFQRGEALEKITQSVKAKLEEENDEDSLKFLHKAVDTVRKQVIRKRIIEEGLRVDGRQLDEVRPLHCESNTYPVLHGSALFSRGDTQVLCTVTLGAPGDAQRLDSIVGPPTKRFMLHYSFPPFSINEVAKRGGLNRREVGHGTLAEKALLAVLPAESDFPYTVRVNSEVMASDGSTSMASVCGGSMALMDAGIPVREHVAGVSVGLVSQVDPATGEISNYRILTDILGLEDHLGDMDFKIAGTRKGITAIQLDIKPAGIPLDIICESLEPARKARNQILDRMDQEISTARAINDGSSPRLATLSFSSDSLRKLLFHRKKIEQETGARVSVSDGTVTIVAKTQEIMDKAIEKIEFLVGREIEVGRTYKGIVSSIKEFGAFVEFNGGQQGLLHISELSHEPVAKVSDVVTVGQSLSLRCIGQDVRGNIKLSLKATLPQPRSKKDLKSKDPLPSQVSGWAAVENVSSVDADAEPSSTEHENGTTEEAPAFSAPSVIIRSAADCDAQDYANGPKKRAKAAKSSPRPYKPASECHEVRKATAKKATGATTKKTKKVKIEESGSNGLQTSGSDVPEQTADNTLDLNQSPTNFQSGAMKLGDVVTAKVYQIRAFGLVLELSDGARGMHKFEANGQKEFEVGQELLVKCSSFNAKGIPVFSLLD; encoded by the exons ATGTCGATGGCGGTGGCCTCCTCCCTCCGCTCCCTGGCGCGCCGCCGACCCCGCCTACGCTTGCCCGCTGCGCCGCTCGTCGTCCCCGGCGGCCGGGCGGCATTACTCTCCGGCGCGGCCGAGGAGGCGGCGCCgctggaagcggcggcggcggcggcgcctgcccCGGGTCGGAAGGTGCTGGAGAGCTTCCGGGAGGAGTTCGAGATCGGGGGGCGCTCCATCGCCTTCGAGACGGGAAAGATGGCGCGCTTCGCCAACGGCTCCGTGGTGATCTCCATGGAAGACACCCACGTCCTCTCAACCGTCGCCGCCGCCAAGTCCTCTGAGCCCGTTCGGGACTTCCTCCCACTAACT GTTGACTATCAAGAGAAACAATATGCTCAAGGTGTTATCCCCACAACATATATGCGCAGGGAAGGTGCTCCTAAGGAAAGAGAACTCCTGTGTGGGCGTATAATTGATCGACCAATAAGACCATTGTTTCCTCCTGGCTTTTACCATGAAGTTCAG ATCATGGTAAATGTTCTTTCATCAGATGGAAAGCAAGATCCAGATGTAATGGCTGCAAATGCCTCTTCAGCTGCACTAATGCTATCTGACATTCCTTGGAATGGGCCGATTGGAGTAATACGTGTAGGGAGAATTAATGGGACTTTCGTCTTAAATCCTACAGTGGATGAG CTAGGTTTGAGTGATCTCAATCTTGTTTATGCATGTTCACGGGATAAAACTTTAATGATAGATGTACAAGCTCGTGAAATAACTGAGAGGGATCTTCAGGCAGGAATGAAGCTTGCACACTCTGAG GCAATTAAATGTATCGACCCTCAAATAAGGTTGGCTAAGCGAACTGGCAAAGAGAAGAAAGAATACAAGATATCACTGATTTCAGATACATCCTATGAGAAAATTAGAACATTCTCAGAAGCACCCATTGAGGAAGTCTTCACTGATTCATCATATGGCAAG TTTCAACGGGGGGAAGCTTTAGAAAAGATCACACAATCTGTGAAGGCAAAGCTTGAGGAAGAAAATGATGAGGACAGCTTGAAGTTTCTTCATAAGGCAGTTGACACAGTGAGAAAACAG GTTATACGTAAAAGAATAATTGAAGAGGGACTTAGAGTAGATGGTAGACAACTTGATGAAGTGAGACCATTGCATTGTGAATCCAACACATATCCAGTATTACATGGGTCTGCCCTGTTTTCTCGTGGAGACACACAG GTTCTTTGTACAGTTACCCTTGGTGCTCCTGGCGATGCTCAGCGGCTGGATTCAATTGTTGGCCCTCCAACAAAACGTTTCATGCTTCACTATAGCTTTCCCCCATTTTCAATAAATGAAGTTGCCAAGCGTGGAGGCCTGAATCGACGAGAAGTTGGACATG GCACTCTTGCGGAGAAAGCATTGCTTGCTGTGCTTCCTGCAGAAAGTGATTTTCCATACACCGTTCGGGTAAATTCAGAAGTCATGGCATCGGATGGTTCAACATCAATGGCATCAGTATGTGGAG GAAGTATGGCCTTAATGGATGCTGGGATACCTGTAAGAGAACATGTTGCTGGAGTTTCAGTGGGTCTTGTAAGTCAAGTGGACCCAGCTACTGGAGAAATTTCTAATTATCGCATATTAACGGATATTCTG GGCCTTGAGGATCACTTGGGTGACATGGACTTCAAAATTGCAGGAACAAGGAAAGGTATTACTGCTATTCAGCTGGATATAAAACCTGCTGGAATACCATTGGACATAATATGTGAAAGTTTAGAGCCTGCACGTAAGGCTCGAAATCAAATCCTTGACCGCATGGACCAGGAAATAAGTACTGCACGTGCTATTAACGATGGAAGTTCCCCTCGATTAG CTACACTGAGCTTCAGCAGCGATTCTCTTAGGAAATTGCTTTTCCACAGGAAAAAAATTGAGCAAGAAACAG GTGCACGAGTATCAGTCAGTGATGGTACGGTCACTATTGTTGCTAAAACTCAAGAAATTATGGATAAAGCTATTGAGAAG ATTGAGTTCCTCGTGGGACGTGAAATTGAAGTTGGTCGTACATACAAAGGAATTGTTTCCTCAATTAAGGAGTTTGGCGCTTTTGTGGAGTTCAATGGTGGACAGCAAGGCTTACTTCACATTTCAGAGTTGTCACATGAACCG GTAGCGAAAGTCTCAGATGTTGTAACTGTTGGCCAATCTCTCTCTCTGAGATGTATTGGACAGGATGTGCGGGGTAACATTAAACTTTCACTTAAAGCAACCTTACCCCAACCACGTAGCAAGAAGGATTTGAAAAGTAAGGATCCTTTGCCAAGTCAAGTTAGCGGTTGGGCTGCTGTAGAGAACGTGAGTAGTGTGGATGCTGATGCTGAGCCATCCAGTACCGAACATGAAAATGGCACAACTGAGGAGGCACCTGCGTTTTCGGCTCCTTCAGTTATAATTCGAAGTGCTGCTGACTGTGATGCTCAAGATTATGCAAATGGTCCTAAGAAGCGGGCAAAGGCTGCAAAGTCATCTCCTAGACCATATAAACCAGCTAGCGAATGTCATGAGGTTAGGAaagctactgctaagaaagccACAGGTGCTACTACCAAGAAAACTAAGAAAGTAAAGATTGAGGAATCTGGAAGTAATGGACTGCAAACCAGTGGTTCAGATGTTCCAGAACAGACTGCTGACAACACTTTGGACCTGAATCAGAGTCCCACGAACTTCCAATCTGGGGCAATGAAGTTGGGTGATGTAGTTACAGCAAAGGTCTACCAGATTCGAGCCTTTGGACTAGTACTTGAGTTGAGTGATGGTGCGCGTGGAATGCATAAATTTGAG GCAAATGGCCAAAAGGAATTTGAAGTTGGACAGGAACTACTAGTGAAATGTTCTAGTTTCAACGCTAAGGGGATTCCTGTATTCTCATTGCTGGACTAG